From Populus trichocarpa isolate Nisqually-1 chromosome 19, P.trichocarpa_v4.1, whole genome shotgun sequence, a single genomic window includes:
- the LOC18108459 gene encoding alcohol-forming fatty acyl-CoA reductase isoform X3 translates to MELGSIMEFLNNKSILVIGATGFLAKIFVEKILRVQPKVKKLYLLLRAVDTKSAEERLHNEVIGMALFDVLREQHGASLYSFVYEKVTPVPGDISCVDLGIRDSLLKDQIWNEIDTVINCAATTNFDERYDVALGINTLGPLHLLNFVKKCNNIKVLVHLSTAYVCGEDAGFIQEKPFRLGKAKKGTGMIDIDIEKKLVEEKLRKLHSEHAEESAVTSYMKDYGTERARMFGWPNTYVFTKAMGEMLLVHYNRDTVPLVIIRPTMVTSTYQEPFPGWIEGVRTIDGVVVGYAKGKLKHFPFNPQLIVDVIPADMVINALIMAMVEYANRSNTSEIIYHVGSSLRNPFTFSNLNELFFLYFTQNPLIDKEGKPIKVGKIKAFRSMATFRIYMAIRYSLPLKVFQYLAIIAGLFQKPYKDKYTALDRNLKRGMRLAELYEPYVFFKGIFDDTNSEKLQIAARETCSEADAFNFDPTSINWEAYMMDVHFPGLVKYVLK, encoded by the exons ATGGAGCTGGGAAGTATAATGGAGTTCCTAAACAACAAGTCCATTTTGGTCATTGGTGCAACTGGATTTCTTGCAAAGA TTTTTGTGGAGAAGATATTGAGGGTTCAACCCAAAGTGAAGAAGCTTTATCTTCTTCTAAGAGCCGTGGACACTAAATCTGCTGAAGAACGACTGCATAATGAG GTGATAGGGATGGCCTTGTTTGATGTTTTGAGAGAGCAACATGGTGCAAGTTTATATTCCTTCGTTTATGAAAAAGTGACTCCTGTTCCTGGGGACATCTCTTGTGTGGACTTGGGAATAAGAGACTCATTGTTGAAGGATCAGATATGGAATGAAATTGATACGGTGATTAACTGCGCTGCCACCACCAACTTTGATGAAAG ATACGATGTTGCATTAGGTATCAATACATTGGGACCTTTGCACCTCTTGAACTTTGTCAAGAAATGCAATAATATTAAGGTGCTTGTCCATTTATCAACTG CTTACGTATGCGGCGAAGATGCAGGATTTATACAGGAGAAGCCATTTCGCTTGGGCAAAGCCAAGAAAGGCACGGGAATGATAGACATCGACATAGAAAAGAAACTGGTGGAAGAGAAATTGAGGAAACTCCACTCAGAACATGCTGAAGAGAGTGCGGTCACATCTTACATGAAGGATTATGGCACTGAACG GGCCAGGATGTTTGGATGGCCAAACACTTACGTATTTACCAAGGCAATGGGAGAGATGCTCCTTGTCCATTATAATAGAGATACAGTACCTCTAGTCATTATCCGCCCTACTATGGTAACAAGTACTTACCAGGAGCCGTTTCCGGGTTGGATTGAAGGTGTAAG GACCATTGATGGTGTAGTTGTTGGCTATGCTAAAGGGAAATTGAAACACTTTCCGTTCAATCCACAGTTAATTGTTGACGTG ATACCAGCTGACATGGTAATCAATGCTCTTATCATGGCCATGGTGGAATATGCAAACCGATCCAATACTTCAGAAATCATTTATCATGTAGGATCTTCATTGAGAAATCCGTTCACATTctcaaatttaaatgaattattcttTCTTTACTTCACTCAAAACCCGTTGATTGACAAAGAAGGAAAGCCAATAAAGGTTGGCAAGATTAAAGCTTTCAGATCCATGGCTACTTTCCGTATATACATGGCGATTCGTTATTCGTTGCCATTAAAG GTATTCCAATATCTAGCAATCATTGCTGGTTTATTCCAGAAACCCTATAAGGACAAGTACACTGCTCTTGACAGAAACTTGAAGCGTGGAATGCGATTAGCTGAGCTCTATGAACCTTATGTGTTCTTTAAGGGCAT ATTTGATGACACCAACTCGGAAAAGTTGCAAATTGCTGCGAGAGAGACTTGTTCAGAAGCAGATGCCTTCAATTTTGACCCCACAAGTATTAATTGGGAAGCTTACATGATGGATGTTCATTTTCCCGGTCTCGTAAAATATGTGCTAAAATGA
- the LOC18108459 gene encoding alcohol-forming fatty acyl-CoA reductase isoform X1 has protein sequence MELGSIMEFLNNKSILVIGATGFLAKIFVEKILRVQPKVKKLYLLLRAVDTKSAEERLHNEVIGMALFDVLREQHGASLYSFVYEKVTPVPGDISCVDLGIRDSLLKDQIWNEIDTVINCAATTNFDERYDVALGINTLGPLHLLNFVKKCNNVKVLVHLSTAYVCGEDAGFIQEKPFRLGKAKKGTGMIDIDIEKKLVEEKLRKLHSEHAEESAVTSYMKDYGTERARMFGWPNTYVFTKAMGEMLLVHYNRDTVPLVIIRPTMVTSTYQEPFPGWIEGVRTIDGVVVGYAKGKLKHFPFNPQLIVDVIPADMVINALIMAMVEYANRSNTSEIIYHVGSSLRNPFTFSNLNELFFLYYTQNPLIDKEGKPIKVGKIKAFRSMATFRIYMAIRYSLPLKVFQYLAIIAGLFQKPYKDKYTALDRNLKRGMRLAELYEPYVFFKGIFDDTNSEKLQIAARETCSEADAFNFDPTSVNWEAYMMDVHFPGLVKYVLK, from the exons ATGGAGCTGGGAAGTATAATGGAGTTCCTAAACAACAAGTCCATTTTGGTCATTGGTGCAACTGGATTTCTTGCAAAGA TTTTTGTGGAGAAGATATTGAGGGTTCAACCCAAAGTGAAGAAGCTTTATCTTCTTCTAAGAGCCGTGGACACTAAATCTGCTGAAGAACGACTGCATAATGAG GTGATAGGGATGGCCTTGTTTGATGTTTTGAGAGAGCAACATGGTGCAAGTTTATATTCCTTCGTTTATGAAAAAGTGACTCCTGTTCCTGGGGACATCTCTTGTGTGGACTTGGGAATAAGAGACTCATTGTTGAAGGATCAGATATGGAATGAAATTGATACGGTGATTAACTGCGCTGCCACCACCAACTTTGATGAAAG ATACGATGTTGCATTAGGTATCAATACATTGGGACCTTTGCACCTCTTGAACTTTGTCAAGAAATGCAATAATGTTAAGGTGCTTGTCCATTTATCAACTG CTTACGTATGCGGCGAAGATGCAGGATTTATACAGGAGAAGCCATTTCGCTTGGGCAAAGCCAAGAAAGGCACGGGAATGATAGACATCGACATAGAAAAGAAACTGGTGGAAGAGAAATTGAGGAAACTCCACTCAGAACATGCTGAAGAGAGTGCGGTCACATCTTACATGAAGGATTATGGCACTGAACG GGCCAGGATGTTTGGATGGCCAAACACTTACGTATTTACCAAGGCAATGGGAGAGATGCTCCTTGTCCATTATAATAGAGATACAGTACCTCTAGTCATTATCCGCCCTACTATGGTAACAAGTACTTACCAGGAGCCGTTTCCGGGTTGGATTGAAGGTGTAAG GACCATTGATGGTGTAGTTGTTGGCTATGCTAAAGGGAAATTGAAACACTTTCCGTTCAATCCACAGTTAATTGTTGACGTG ATACCAGCTGACATGGTAATCAATGCTCTTATCATGGCCATGGTGGAATATGCAAACCGATCCAATACTTCAGAAATCATTTATCATGTAGGATCTTCATTGAGAAATCCGTTCACATTctcaaatttaaatgaattattcttTCTTTACTACACTCAAAACCCGTTGATTGACAAAGAAGGAAAGCCAATAAAGGTTGGCAAGATTAAAGCTTTCAGATCCATGGCTACTTTCCGTATATACATGGCGATTCGTTATTCGTTGCCATTAAAG GTATTCCAATATCTAGCAATCATTGCTGGTTTATTCCAGAAACCCTACAAGGACAAGTACACTGCTCTTGACAGAAACTTGAAGCGTGGAATGCGATTAGCTGAGCTCTATGAACCTTATGTGTTCTTTAAGGGCAT ATTTGATGACACCAACTCGGAAAAGTTGCAAATTGCTGCAAGAGAGACTTGTTCAGAAGCAGATGCCTTCAACTTTGACCCCACAAGTGTTAATTGGGAAGCGTACATGATGGATGTTCATTTTCCTGGTCTCGTAAAATATGTGCTAAAATGA
- the LOC18108459 gene encoding alcohol-forming fatty acyl-CoA reductase isoform X2, with the protein MELGSIVEFLNNKSILVIGATGFLAKIFVEKILRVQPKVKKLYLLLRAVDTKSAEERLHNEVIGMALFDVLREQHGASLYSFVYEKVTPVPGDISCVDLGIRDSLLKDQIWNEIDTVINCAATTNFDERYDVALGINTLGPLHLLNFVKKCNNIKVLVHLSTAYVCGEDAGFIQEKPFRLGKAKKGTGMIDIDIEKKLVEEKLRKLHSEHAEESAVTSYMKDYGTERARMFGWPNTYVFTKAMGEMLLVHYNRDTVPLVIIRPTMVTSTYQEPFPGWIEGVRTIDGVVVGYAKGKLKHFPFNPQLIVDVIPADMVINALIMAMVEYANRSNTSEIIYHVGSSLRNPFTFSNLNELFFLYFTQNPLIDKEGKPIKVGKIKAFRSMATFRIYMAIRYSLPLKVFQYLAIIAGLFQKPYKDKYTALDRNLKRGMRLAELYEPYVFFKGIFDDTNSEKLQIAARETCSEADAFNFDPTSINWEAYMMDVHFPGLVKYVLK; encoded by the exons ATGGAGCTGGGAAGTATAGTGGAGTTCCTAAACAACAAGTCCATTTTGGTCATTGGTGCAACTGGATTTCTTGCAAAGA TTTTTGTGGAGAAGATATTGAGGGTTCAACCCAAAGTGAAGAAGCTTTATCTTCTTCTAAGAGCCGTGGACACTAAATCTGCTGAAGAACGACTGCATAATGAG GTGATAGGGATGGCCTTGTTTGATGTTTTGAGAGAGCAACATGGTGCAAGTTTATATTCCTTCGTTTATGAAAAAGTGACTCCTGTTCCTGGGGACATCTCTTGTGTGGACTTGGGAATAAGAGACTCATTGTTGAAGGATCAGATATGGAATGAAATTGATACGGTGATTAACTGCGCTGCCACCACCAACTTTGATGAAAG ATACGATGTTGCATTAGGTATCAATACATTGGGACCTTTGCACCTCTTGAACTTTGTCAAGAAATGCAATAATATTAAGGTGCTTGTCCATTTATCAACTG CTTACGTATGCGGCGAAGATGCAGGATTTATACAGGAGAAGCCATTTCGCTTGGGCAAAGCCAAGAAAGGCACGGGAATGATAGACATCGACATAGAAAAGAAACTGGTGGAAGAGAAATTGAGGAAACTCCACTCAGAACATGCTGAAGAGAGTGCGGTCACATCTTACATGAAGGATTATGGCACTGAACG GGCCAGGATGTTTGGATGGCCAAACACTTACGTATTTACCAAGGCAATGGGAGAGATGCTCCTTGTCCATTATAATAGAGATACAGTACCTCTAGTCATTATCCGCCCTACTATGGTAACAAGTACTTACCAGGAGCCGTTTCCGGGTTGGATTGAAGGTGTAAG GACCATTGATGGTGTAGTTGTTGGCTATGCTAAAGGGAAATTGAAACACTTTCCGTTCAATCCACAGTTAATTGTTGACGTG ATACCAGCTGACATGGTAATCAATGCTCTTATCATGGCCATGGTGGAATATGCAAACCGATCCAATACTTCAGAAATCATTTATCATGTAGGATCTTCATTGAGAAATCCGTTCACATTctcaaatttaaatgaattattcttTCTTTACTTCACTCAAAACCCGTTGATTGACAAAGAAGGAAAGCCAATAAAGGTTGGCAAGATTAAAGCTTTCAGATCCATGGCTACTTTCCGTATATACATGGCGATTCGTTATTCGTTGCCATTAAAG GTATTCCAATATCTAGCAATCATTGCTGGTTTATTCCAGAAACCCTATAAGGACAAGTACACTGCTCTTGACAGAAACTTGAAGCGTGGAATGCGATTAGCTGAGCTCTATGAACCTTATGTGTTCTTTAAGGGCAT ATTTGATGACACCAACTCGGAAAAGTTGCAAATTGCTGCGAGAGAGACTTGTTCAGAAGCAGATGCCTTCAATTTTGACCCCACAAGTATTAATTGGGAAGCTTACATGATGGATGTTCATTTTCCCGGTCTCGTAAAATATGTGCTAAAATGA